A genomic stretch from Oryzias latipes chromosome 24, ASM223467v1 includes:
- the pbk gene encoding lymphokine-activated killer T-cell-originated protein kinase isoform X1 has protein sequence MASNGGFKTPKTVRTRSSGGTPVTIPASPFMKKLGCGTGVSVYLMNREEQMNASPWAVKKINSKCESKQAAVYQNRLKEEARLLRGIDHPNIIGFRAVATAKDGSECLVMEYGGERSLNDLIEQRREQGLKAFPAANIEKVALHVARGLQYLHNEKKLLHGDMKSCNVVIKGDFESVKICDVGVSLQLDENMTVSDPEAEYIGTEPWKPKEALEGGVITDRADIFAYGLTLWEMITLSMPHLEMLEEEEDGEDEDSTERSFDEDAYYECLGTRPPLEAESLGSCYQRVVELFYVCTEEDSRKRPSASQIVQALDGRH, from the exons ATGGCGTCCAATGGCGGATTTAAAACTCCAAAAACCGTCCGGACCAGGAGTTCGGGGGGAACCCCCGTCACCATCCCGGCATCGCCCTTCATGAAGAAGTTGGGCTGCGGTACCGGAGTCAGCGTCTACCTGATGAACAG AGAGGAGCAGATGAACGCGTCTCCGTGGGCAGTGAAGAAGATCAACAGCAAATGTGAATCCAAACAGGCTGCCGTTTACCAGAACCGTCTGAAGGAAGAGGCCCGCCTCCTGCGAGGAATCGACCATCCCAACATCATCG GTTTTCGCGCCGTGGCCACCGCCAAAGACGGCTCCGAGTGTTTGGTGATGGAGTACGGCGGGGAGCGGTCACTCAACGACCTCATCGAGCAGAGGAGGGAGCAGGGTCTCAAGGCCTTCCCCGCCGCCAACATCGAGAAGGTGGCCCTGCATGTGGCGCGCGGCCTGCAG TACCTCCACAACGAGAAGAAGCTGCTGCACGGCGACATGAAGTCCTGCAACGTGGTCATTAAAGGAGACTTTGAGAGCGTGAAGATCTGCGATGTGGGCGTGTCTCTGCAATTAGACGAGAACATGACAG TCTCTGACCCAGAAGCAGAATACATCGGTACCGAGCCCTGGAAGCCCAAGGAGGCTCTGGAGGGGGGCGTGATCACGGACCGGGCGGACATCTTTGCCTACGGCCTGACGCTGTGGGAGATGATAACTCTGTCCATGCCTCACCTGGAGatgctggaggaggaagaggatggtgAGGATGAAG ACTCCACGGAGAGGAGCTTCGACGAAGACGCCTACTACGAGTGTCTGGGGACGCGGCCGCCGTTGGAGGCGGAGTCTCTGGGAAGCTGCTACCAGAGGGTGGTGGAGCTCTTCTACGTCTGCACAGAAGAAGACTCCAGGAAGAGACCGTCTGCATCCCAGATCGTCCAGGCTTTGGACGGCCggcactga
- the pbk gene encoding lymphokine-activated killer T-cell-originated protein kinase isoform X2 translates to MASNGGFKTPKTVRTRSSGGTPVTIPASPFMKKLGCGTGVSVYLMNREEQMNASPWAVKKINSKCESKQAAVYQNRLKEEARLLRGIDHPNIIGFRAVATAKDGSECLVMEYGGERSLNDLIEQRREQGLKAFPAANIEKVALHVARGLQYLHNEKKLLHGDMKSCNVVIKGDFESVKICDVGVSLQLDENMTVSDPEAEYIGTEPWKPKEALEGGVITDRADIFAYGLTLWEMITLSMPHLEMLEEEEDDSTERSFDEDAYYECLGTRPPLEAESLGSCYQRVVELFYVCTEEDSRKRPSASQIVQALDGRH, encoded by the exons ATGGCGTCCAATGGCGGATTTAAAACTCCAAAAACCGTCCGGACCAGGAGTTCGGGGGGAACCCCCGTCACCATCCCGGCATCGCCCTTCATGAAGAAGTTGGGCTGCGGTACCGGAGTCAGCGTCTACCTGATGAACAG AGAGGAGCAGATGAACGCGTCTCCGTGGGCAGTGAAGAAGATCAACAGCAAATGTGAATCCAAACAGGCTGCCGTTTACCAGAACCGTCTGAAGGAAGAGGCCCGCCTCCTGCGAGGAATCGACCATCCCAACATCATCG GTTTTCGCGCCGTGGCCACCGCCAAAGACGGCTCCGAGTGTTTGGTGATGGAGTACGGCGGGGAGCGGTCACTCAACGACCTCATCGAGCAGAGGAGGGAGCAGGGTCTCAAGGCCTTCCCCGCCGCCAACATCGAGAAGGTGGCCCTGCATGTGGCGCGCGGCCTGCAG TACCTCCACAACGAGAAGAAGCTGCTGCACGGCGACATGAAGTCCTGCAACGTGGTCATTAAAGGAGACTTTGAGAGCGTGAAGATCTGCGATGTGGGCGTGTCTCTGCAATTAGACGAGAACATGACAG TCTCTGACCCAGAAGCAGAATACATCGGTACCGAGCCCTGGAAGCCCAAGGAGGCTCTGGAGGGGGGCGTGATCACGGACCGGGCGGACATCTTTGCCTACGGCCTGACGCTGTGGGAGATGATAACTCTGTCCATGCCTCACCTGGAGatgctggaggaggaagaggatg ACTCCACGGAGAGGAGCTTCGACGAAGACGCCTACTACGAGTGTCTGGGGACGCGGCCGCCGTTGGAGGCGGAGTCTCTGGGAAGCTGCTACCAGAGGGTGGTGGAGCTCTTCTACGTCTGCACAGAAGAAGACTCCAGGAAGAGACCGTCTGCATCCCAGATCGTCCAGGCTTTGGACGGCCggcactga